A part of Gadus morhua chromosome 17, gadMor3.0, whole genome shotgun sequence genomic DNA contains:
- the LOC115529289 gene encoding uncharacterized protein LOC115529289, producing MWGPRPTCCEKHLTKCGMYKTIRKVLDIDGWYLMATEYLECRRCRRKVAAWSQEVVRQLGEGHRALFPAILTYKLACDRRVIIQLRERTRGNSATQLQKKLCEAHTEAWMRRSIHYLSVMEPFTSTGVVRQCTPPPKPSPDVPQYGWLLVVYCHDILSRLEDVKARVTSVFGSILKMDSTKKVTRKLAGAAAHTAAWATNVGNEHGQVLMSVLTATEGGGLLPMAAGLMRRYRDAGVAQPRVLYVDRDCCSSHGGSKAAAAFQEWDKLVVRLDIWHLMRRYASGVTTESHQLYKPFLQQLSASIFLWDPEDTARLLNAKRRTLEAQGMTFSSDAGVWRHVSRREMALHCRRRTRGAAATERLIDDLLQTFGGANGRDTMGIPLLDRDRIQAIRAEQRRHLECIQDPPGVELYTETGRLTKGGISLPTYRCARGSTSLESFHLHLNRFIPGESANPWHFQAFLLEGLMRWNEDRAASAAQEGRPLLRTYSGPLQHSLDQLSQRVLGSSLVRDYTKPREYTGELIGIEYLYSQTGRVLQDVSLDPDVPDAGPPPTEEDDELAEGRHELEDLTLHVPGEFTAPRTDPRSGQPADAPAPEPSRPTDPPEPAPHSPGRSSPEPQQAAEEYRGPDDQPGYLAVVRLATALVGLRHEQALSEGRVDELIGLYEALSPFDRARVVYPPRYTDGAARGGRFMAAKPGRTSIPGVESLRRCLVGQTSGPASSPSTSRLVEAVCVQLCNLYPTGTRVQGGARGTRWDSALLRYRHIRELVLGHQRLMARAPVQLFELNARTLSLWFTRTQREKERAVLTPGVAADGGRPPAAAAATAPGPASAAAVDRPAAAATATSAVPQGRVTPAAARGAAVAPAAAPAVAAPVPALQAPVVHRRLLAPRPPAPSAAYPAFLPTAAAAAATGPLRAAQPLLVDLSLPRQSVWVLPVPPPLLTLPQTLPAPHVLPPPLAAAQHAGPELPVALPAAQPAGPELPVALKTVERRRLNAKRRAEAQPGTFSHRAGVPQVHKCSKCGQPRRRETGHSRHGREYFCSVAAGKSVEDWLREKKRDQGGAPH from the exons ATGTGGGGTCCCCGGCCGACATGCTGCGAGAAGCATCTCACCAAGTGTGGGATGTACAAGACCATCCGGAAGGTCTTGGACATCGACGGCTGGTACTTGATGGCCACCGAGTACCTGGAGTGCCGTCGGTGTCGGAGGAAGGTAGCCGCCTGGTCGCAGGAGGTCGTGaggcagctgggagaggggcatCGCGCCCTCTTCCCGGCGATCCTCACCTACAA GCTTGCCTGCGACCGGCGGGTCATCATCCAGCTGCGTGAGCGTACTCGGGGGAACAGCGCCACGCAGCTGCAAAAAAAACTCtgtgaggcacacacagaggcctgGATGCGGCGGTCCATACACTACCTCAGCGTCATGGAGCCCTTCACGTCGACGGGTGTCGTGCGCCAGTGCACCCCACCGCCGAAACCATCGCCAGACGTGCCGCAGTACGGCTGGCTGTTGGTGGTGTACTGCCACGACATCCTGTCTCGCCTGGAGGACGTGAAGGCCCGGGTCACCTCAGTCTTCGGATCCATCCTAAAGATGGATTCGACCAAGAAG GTGACCCGGAAGCTCGCCGGTGCCGCCGCCCATACCGCAGCCTGGGCGACCAACGTGGGCAACGAGCACGGGCAGGTGCTAATGTCCGTGCTCACGGCCACCGAGGGGGGTGGCCTGTTGCCCATGGCTGCGGGGTTAATGAGGCGGTACCGGGACGCTGGGGTAGCGCAGCCTCGCGTCCTCTATGTCGACCGGGACTGCTGTTCGTCCCACGGGGGGTCCAAGGCAGCTGCTGCGTTCCAGGAGTGGGACAAGCTGGTGGTCCGGTTGGACATTTGGCACCTGATGCGACGCTACGCATCAGGTGTCACAACCGAGAGCCACCAGCTGTACAAGCCCTTCCTGCAGCAGCTGTCTGCCAGTATCTTCCTGTGGGACCCAGAGGACACAGCCCGGTTGCTCAACGCCAAGAGGAGGACGCTAGAGGCGCAGGGGATGACCTTCTCGTCCGACGCCGGAGTGTGGAGGCACGTCAGCCGCAGGGAGATGGCTCTCCATTGCCGTCGCCGCACGCGTGGAGCTGCGGCGACCGAGCGGCTGATCGATGACCTCCTGCAAACCTTCGGCGGTGCCAACGGGCGAGACACCATGGGGATTCCCCTGCTGGACCGAGACCGCATCCAGGCAATCCGTGCGGAGCAGCGACGGCACCTCGAGTGCATCCAGGACCCGCCGGGCGTGGAGCTGTACACGGAGACAGGCAGGCTGACCAAGGGGGGGATCAGCCTGCCGACGTACCGTTGTGCGCGCGGCTCCACGTCCCTGGAGTCGTTCCATCTCCACCTCAACCGCTTCATTCCAG GAGAAAGTGCCAACCCTTGGCACTTCCAGGCTTTTCTCCTGGAGGGGTTGATGAGATGGAACGAGGACAGGGCGGCGTCCGCGGCACAGGAGGGTCGTCCGCTGCTCCGCACCTACAGTGGCCCCCTGCAGCACTCCCTTGACCAGCTCAGCCAACGGGTGCTTGGCTCGAGTTTGGTCAGGGACTACACCAAGCCCAGGGAGTACACGG GGGAACTCATCGGCATCGAGTACCTGTACTCCCAGACGGGCAGAGTGCTGCAGGACGTCAGCTTGGACCCTGACGTTCCGGACGCGGGTCCACCGCCTaccgaggaggacgacgagctCGCCGAAGGCCGGCATGAGTTGGAGGACCTCACACTCCACGTGCCTGGCGAGTTCACCGCTCCTCGGACGGACCCGCGGTCAGGGCAACCAGCTGACGCACCCGCGCCCGAGCCATCCCGTCCGACCGATCCCCCCGAGCCCGCGCCCCACTCCCCCGGCCGGTCCTCACCAGAGCCTCAGCAGGCCGCTGAG GAGTACCGAGGACCAGACGACCAGCCGGGGTACCTGGCCGTGGTCCGCTTGGCCACGGCCTTAGTGGGGCTGCGCCACGAACAGGCCCTGTCCGAGGGGAGGGTAGACGAGCTCATCGGGCTCTACGAGGCCCTGTCCCCGTTCGACAGGGCCCGAGTAGTTTACCCTCCCCGCTACACGGACGGGGCAGCTCGGGGGGGTCGATTCATGGCAGCGAAGCCAGGCCGCACCAGTATCCCTGGTGTGGAGAGCCTGCGACG CTGCCTGGTCGGACAGACCTCTGGACCCGCCAGCAGTCCCAGCACAAGCCGGCTGGTAGAAGCAGTGTGCGTCCAGCTCTGCAACCTGTACCCCACGGGCACCCGTGTGCAAGGCGGCGCCCGGGGTACACGGTGGGACAGCGCACTGCTTCGTTACCGCCACATCCGGGAGCTTGTGCTGGGACACCAGAGGTTGATGGCTCGGGCGCCCGTTCAGCTCTTTGAGCTGAACGCTAGGACCCTCTCGCTGTG GTTTACCCGGACgcagcgagagaaggagagggctgTGCTGACTCCAGGCGTTGCAGCAGACGGAGGACGACCACCGGCGGCGGCCGCGGCGACAGCGCCGGGCCCGGCCTCAGCGGCGGCGGTGGATCGTCCGgcggcagcagcaacagcgacGTCGGCGGTGCCTCAAGGCCGGGTGACGCCAGCGGCAGCGAGGGGGGCGGCGGTAGCCCCGGCAGCGGCACCGGCTGTGGCAGCACCGGTGCCCGCTCTGCAGGCGCCAGTGGTGCACAGACGGCTACTGGCGCCACGACCGCCCGCCCCCTCAGCTGCTTACCCGGCCTTCCTGCCGACGGCTGCTGCCGCAGCTGCAACTGGACCTTTAAGAGCAGCACAGCCTCTCCTTGTGGACCTCTCACTGCCCCGGCAGAGTGTGTGGGtgctccccgtccccccccccctcctgacgcTCCCTCAGACATTGCCAGCTCCacacgtcctccctccgccgctgGCCGCCGCACAGCACGCCGGCCCTGAGCTGCCTGTAGCCCTGCCCGCCGCACAGCCCGCCGGCCCTGAGCTTCCTGTAGCCCTAAAAACGGTAGAACGGAGGAGGCTGAACGCCAAGCGGCGGGCGGAGGCACAGCCGGGCACCTTCTCCCACCGGGCCGGCGTGCCACAGGTGCATAAGTGCAGCAAATGCGGCCAGCCGAGGCGGAGGGAGACCGGACACTCCCGCCACGGCAGAGAATACTTCTGTTCTGTCGCGGCGGGTAAGAGTGTGGAGGACTGGCTGAGGGAGAAGAAGCGGGACCAGGGTGGAGCCCCGCACTGA